The following coding sequences are from one Arthrobacter sp. 24S4-2 window:
- a CDS encoding DUF1810 domain-containing protein, which produces MEDPFDLERFVLAQDAGGTYHRALEELRDGEKQSHWMWFIFPQVAGLGQSPTSRKYAISSLAEAEAYLQHPVLGPRLVESASAVAAHTGLGAVRIFGGTDAQKLRSSMTLFLRAAPGEPIFQEVLDGYFGGSPDPATDRRLG; this is translated from the coding sequence GTGGAAGATCCCTTCGACCTTGAGCGGTTCGTGCTGGCCCAGGACGCCGGCGGGACATACCACCGGGCCCTGGAGGAGCTCCGCGACGGGGAGAAGCAGAGCCATTGGATGTGGTTCATCTTCCCCCAGGTCGCAGGCCTCGGACAAAGTCCTACGTCCAGGAAATACGCCATTTCGTCACTGGCGGAAGCGGAGGCCTACCTGCAACACCCCGTACTCGGACCCCGGCTTGTGGAGAGCGCCAGCGCTGTTGCCGCCCACACCGGGCTCGGTGCCGTGCGGATATTCGGCGGGACCGACGCACAAAAGCTGAGGTCATCCATGACGCTGTTTCTACGGGCCGCCCCGGGGGAACCAATCTTCCAGGAGGTCCTTGACGGCTACTTCGGTGGCAGTCCCGACCCGGCGACCGATCGGCGGCTGGGATGA